The Xenopus tropicalis strain Nigerian chromosome 1, UCB_Xtro_10.0, whole genome shotgun sequence DNA segment tgttactgcacataatacactgacagggggctctgtgtgcaaaagctgggttggcaggcgagaaatccatatacgctattttcatttttgggtcagtacataccacagactttggtatatctatgcatattgggcatcaaactgttcagtagacctctggtgttcctattgggggtgatttgccattgtacgcaagatattgtgtgagataaatgcggcaaactgcaacatttttaggcgattttctgaaatatcataaaaaccactaactttagaaaagctttgcggcttggtattttggtgtagaaaggactctttacccatgttggatttgtcagaatgtgtaatttccaaaaatatatggttttctgggtttttctgtatagtttgggggtgttactgcacataatacactgacagggggctctgtgtgcaaaagctgagctggcaggcgagaaatccatatactctattttcattttggggtcagtacataccacagactttggtatatctatgcatattgggcatcaaactgttcagtagacctctggtgttcctattgggggtgacttgccattgtacgcaagatattgtgtgagacaaatgcggcaaactgcaacatttttaggcgattttctgaaatatcataaaaaccactaactttagaaaagctttgcggcttggtactttggtgtagaaaggactctttacccatgttggatttgtcagaatgtgtaatttccaaaaatatatggttttctgggtttttctgtatagtttgggggtgttactgcacataatacactgacagggggctctgtgtgcaaaagctgagctggcaggcgagaaatccatatactctattttcattttggggtcagtacataccacagactttggtatatctatgcatattgggcatcaaactgttcagtagacctctggtgttcctattgggggtgatttgccattgtacgcaagatattgtgtgagataaatgcggcaaactgcaacatttttaggcgattttctgaaatatcataaaaaccactaactttagaaaagctttgcggcttggtactttggtgtagaaaggactctttacccatgttggatttgtcagaatgtgtaatttccaaaaatatatggttttctgggtttttctgtatagtttgggggtgttactgcacataatacactgacagggggctctgtgtgcaaaagctgagctggcaggcgagaaatccatatactctattttcattttgggggtcagtacataccacagactttggtatatctatgcatattgggcatcaaactgttcagtagacctctggtgttcctattgggggtgatttgccattgtacgcaagatattgtgtgagataaatgcggcaaactgcaacatttttaggcgattttctgaaatatcataaaaaccactaactttagaaaagctttgcggcttggtactttggtgtagaaaggactctttacccatgttggatttgtcagaatgtgtaatttccaaaatatatggttttctgggtttttctgtatagtttgggggtgttactgcacataatacactgacagggggctctgtgtgcaaaagctgagctggcaggcgagaaatccatatactctattttcattttggggtcagtacataccacagactttggtatatctatgcatattgggcatcaaactgttcagtagacctctggtgttcctatttggggtgatttgccattgtacgcaagatattgtgtgagataaatgcggcaaactgcaacatttttaggcgattttctgaaatatcacaaaaatcagcaaacttaggaaacctttgcggcttggtactttggagtagaaagacatgggtacccattatagattcgagggaatgtgtactttacaaaaatatatggctttctggggtgagtgtacttttttgtagcattatcccacataaaggatgtaaatgtgttgattttctgaaatgacgcatcatatgggggtatgttcccattggggcccctacatgccacatacttaggtaaacctatacaaactgggcatcaaactgttcagtggaccactggcattcaaaatcagggtgttttatcttggtacctaatgctatgtgggagataagatgctgcaaagtggaagctttgagcggatttttggaaatgtcatcaaaattgctaactttagaaatgctttgcggcttggtactttggtgtagaaagacatgggtacccattttagattcgggggaatgtgcactttccaaaaatatatggctttctggggtgagcgtacttttttgtagcattatcccacataaaggatgtaaatgtgttgattttacaggagcagaaatgatagatcattatggggtatgttcacattggggcccctacatgccacatacttaggtaaacctatacatattggttatcaaactgttcaatggaccactggcattcaaattcagggtgttttatcttggtacctaatgctatgtgggagataaaatgctgcaaagtggaagctttgagcggatttttggaaatgtcatcaaaattgctaactttagaaatgctttgcgttttggtactttggagtggaaagacacgggtacccattttagattcgggggaatgtgtactttccaaaaatatatggctttcggTGGTGagggtacttttttgtagcattatcccacataaagtatgtaaatgtgttgattttgcaggagctgaaatgacagaaatgatagatcattatggggtatgttcacattggggcccctacatgccacatacttaggtaaacctatacatattggtcatcaaactgttcagtggacccctggcattcaaattcagggtgttttatcttggtacctaatgctatgtgggagataagatgctgcaaagtggaagctttgagcagatttttggaaatgtcatcaaaattgctaactttagaaatgctttgcggtttGGTACTTTTTTTGGTACTTTTGCGGTTTTGGagtggaaagacatgggtacccattttagattcgggggaatgtgtactttccaaaaatatatgactttctggggtgagcgtactttttactagcttcatcccacatataatgatgtaaatgtgttgattttgcaggagctgaaatgacagaaatgatagatcatatgggggtatgttcacattggggcccctacatgccacatacttatgtcagcctatacatatttggcatcaaactgttcagtggacccctggcattcaaatttagggtgttttatcttggtacctaatgctatgtgggagataaggtgctggaaactggaagctttgaagggatttttggaaatttcatcaaaattgcaaactttagaaatgctttgcggcttggtactttggagtagaaagacacgggtacccattttagattcgggggaatgtgcactttccaaaaatatatggctttctggggtgagcgtacttttttgtagcattatcccacataaaggatgtaaatgtgttgattttacaggagcagaaatgatagatcattatggggtatgttcacattggggcccctacatgccacatacttaggtaaacctatacatattgggcatcaaactgttcagtggacccctggcgttcatatttagggtgttttatttggttactttatgacctgtaggagataagatactatagactcgaagctttgaagcgattttttaaaaacttcaaaaattttgataaaaacctataactttaggaaagcattgtgacttgatagtttggagtagacagacaattgtgcctattctggattccccagaatctgttctttccagaaatgtgtaattttctgggataaaccttctgtgagtggaagttttggccttgaaatctaaagtatgcagctatgtgaagcagtgctttggaaatttggtagtgtactgctgggagtttttgacctatacaagtgagaaatctccataaaactatatatatttggtattggcacgttcaggagacatgggacattccaaatcagttgtatttttgtgcataaaataatttttgtttctggtatatgtgtttacattatggaaaatatgatttttaaaaaaaatttagacatttagaagcctatatcttgttacagaattggaattacaccaaaattctaccatattttgaaagcttagtttgtcctgaaaaaaacaatatattgttttcctgggtaaactaaaagtaccccagaggaaaggcccctaaagtgaaacagtgcaaaatgttcaaaaactgtctggcaatacaagttccgctttgaccaaaacggctggcagtgaaagggttaagagtTTATTCAGATACCCTCTTGTTTGTAGTCTCTCTTTCAGCTGTTTGGCCCTATCTTTGAAGGTTTCTAGAGACGTACAGTTCCGTCTAATTCTTAGAAACTCACCAATAGGTAGTGCTTTCCACTGCGACTTTTCTGAGTGGTTTGTTGTCCATGATATCAGAGATCTGTTTATAGCTGTTAATCTGTTAATATGCATagaaacacgagactttgcattctctcacgtttttatgtggattttggctacatatgcctgcacctgtgtgtattccattcattcgggtgcaggcacaggtaggagtgtatgttCAGCAAGCATTTACCGAAAATATacacctgggggctgatttactaagacacgaattcgaattggaaaaattccgattggaaaacgaacattttgcgactttttcgtattttttgcgattttttcggcgcctttccgacttttcggaaattatcgcgactttttcgttaccaatacgatttgcgcgaaaaagcgcgcgtttttcgtagccattacgacttgcgcgaaaaaacgcgagtttttcatagccattccgaaagttgcgcaaaatctggcgattttttcgtagcgttaaaacttgcgcgaaaagtcgcgcctttttcgtagcgttaaaacttaaaaggcgcaacgtttcgcgcaagttttaactctacgaaaaaatcgcgacttttcgctcaagttttaacgctacgacaaaatcgacagattttgctcaactttcggaatggctatgaaaaactcgcgttttttcgcgcaaatcgtattggtaacgaaaaagttgcgataatttccgaaaaaatcgcaaaataccgatcattacgaaacaaacgcaatcggacgcattcggcccgttcgtgggttagtaaatgtgccccctgcggcggggcgatttgcggaaatcgccgaaaaagcctcgcgagtctttttcggcgatttgcgcgaaatcgcgccgccgcgtctgccatcccgccggcgacttacatgttcgccggtgggatggcaggggtaggcaactcggggagattagtcgcccgtgaacagggagttaatcgcgggtgactaatctcccccgtgtgccagagccctaacattaGCCTAAGAACCCAGGAAAGTGTTTAGTTGCTaaacagatctctgctatcatggacGACAAACCACTCAGAAAAGTCGCAGTGGAAAGCCCTTAGCATTGCTTCTGTaatgtgaagtttcctcctgcagacagCTTCCAGCAACTTCAAAAAACAAAGCCATGCAGAAGACTTCCCAGCagagacttggggggggggggggggttgcagccACTGGCAAccaatacaataaaaacaaagttttttttttccctgacaaAAATAAGAGCTGCTAACAAAGAAGTTAAAAACCGCCCTCCAATCGTCCCACTTACAGTCCCCAATGCATACAGCCACATGACTTGCTGCCATATCTGCAGCGGAACTCAAACACTGcgctgcgtgtgtgtgtgtatgtgtgtgtgtgtgtgtgtgtgtgtgtgtcggtaCCTCGGTGTGACGTCACAGCATCGCGATACGAGAGTTCGGAAGTCGGACCAAGCTGTCCGGAAGGAGTACTGAGTAGCTAGGACCTTAAAGGCACTGCGGGACTTTTGAACAGCGGTCCCGGACTGTGAGCTGCAAAATCGCGACCGTCCCGGGAAAGTGAGAGTATTGGGCGGTATGCGCTTTGCCCACGCTGGCTGAGCAGGAAATCAGGCGCAGTGTTGTGTGCAGCCCGTTAGAAAGGGAGCCTGGACTGCTCCGCTCAGCTGCCTCCAAACAAGCTGCAGACATGGTGTGCAAGCGCAAGAACACCGAGGGGTCTCAACAACCTCTCACACCTTGCAAGCAGCCTCGCTGCACATCAGCCGGGGAGGGAAACATGGAACAGCGAACAGCTGAGGAAGGACGAATGGCACCAGATGCAGCTGAGGAAGGACAAATGGCACCAGATGCAGCTGAGGAAGGACAAATGGCACCATATGCAGCTGAGGAAGGACAAATGGCACCAGATGCAGCTGAGGAAGGACAAATGCCACATCCTCAGGAGAAAGATGAAGGACACATTGGACACTGTACCACTGAGCCTCAAACAGCTGAGCAGGGACACACCTCTCATCATATGTCCCAGGAGGGGCACTTGGCACATCATCCAGCTGAAAAAGGGGACATGGCACACCCCCATTGTACAGCTGAACAGGCTAGTTCTTGTGCTGCAGGGGGAAGGCATGCACTCTCTGGCTGTACTGTATCTGGGCCAGTGATGGGCTTTTCTGCTGAGGCAAGGCAGTCTACTCCAGACTGGACTGTAGCAGGGCCGGAGATCCCCCCTGATGCTCTGCCAGGGTCCACAGGGCTCAATGCCGGGGAGACAAGGCAAACCTCTCATGAATGTACTATGACAGAGTCAGAAATCCCCTTTGCTAATGAGGATGAACCCTGCTGTAATGCTTCATCTCTTCCTTATAAAACTCTGTCTGCCAACAGAAAATATGCCCCATATAATCTACAAATACCTTTCCACTCTGAAAATGAGCCCCAGGCACGCAAGGGGTTAGCGTCTGAGACATTTGGGCCATGTGAGCCTCTGCATGTTAATCAATTACCATCATCTTTGCTGCTCAAGGTATAGTGGGACAAAGCGAAATGACCACATTGGTACCAGAGGATGCAGTGTTGTTGTTGCACTATCTGTTTCTACTTTTGGAGCTCTGTATTAGATAAACATGAAACAATTTGAACATCGAAAAATGATTAAAGAATTAATAAACCAATTTGTGCATTACAGTATTATGTTCAAGGGCTGTGAACATTTTGATGATATCTGGAATTGTTTGAAATTTTTGGATTTTATGTTTTCTCTT contains these protein-coding regions:
- the MGC147136 gene encoding uncharacterized protein LOC779844; this encodes MVCKRKNTEGSQQPLTPCKQPRCTSAGEGNMEQRTAEEGRMAPDAAEEGQMAPDAAEEGQMAPYAAEEGQMAPDAAEEGQMPHPQEKDEGHIGHCTTEPQTAEQGHTSHHMSQEGHLAHHPAEKGDMAHPHCTAEQASSCAAGGRHALSGCTVSGPVMGFSAEARQSTPDWTVAGPEIPPDALPGSTGLNAGETRQTSHECTMTESEIPFANEDEPCCNASSLPYKTLSANRKYAPYNLQIPFHSENEPQARKGLASETFGPCEPLHVNQLPSSLLLKV